A part of Capsicum annuum cultivar UCD-10X-F1 chromosome 6, UCD10Xv1.1, whole genome shotgun sequence genomic DNA contains:
- the LOC107876128 gene encoding uncharacterized protein LOC107876128 isoform X2, translating to MAQFHFREKFKMVTKPDDYLKLWWDYMGPDERKIVRTHTGHLPLLIEMDAWPEMIHVLMIFWDDQNMVFHFEDVELTPTIEEVLICYESIEMCFKRKEKPNKNILVPAVWDRQTIKEAFLTDDDIWLGKHDGANITFRELYRRFGIFNAFHKFGHKFESEAKWKEMRDFAFAVGLLGTMVFPQGENGTIHPRVVTVAHALFFGVDYDSTKVFHNLAPMIVANIYRALGRCQVKNHFFQGCNLILQWWMMKHLVKDSRTVQPDHKTRVDMLTSHDMWLFLHRFKRKASHEFWFKTFEELRDDDVQ from the coding sequence ATGGCTCAATTTCATTTCCGTGAAAAGTTTAAGATGGTTACCAAACCTGACGATTACCTGAAATTGTGGTGGGATTACATGGGTCCAGATGAGAGAAAAATTGTTAGGACACACACCGGGCACCTGCCTTTGTTGATCGAAATGGACGCTTGGCCTGAAATGATCCACGTGCTTATGattttttgggatgatcagaatatggtGTTTCACTTTGAGGATGTGGAATTGACTCCTACCATCGAAGAAGTGTTAATTTGCTATGAGAGTATTGAAATGTGtttcaagagaaaggaaaaacctAATAAGAATATTTTAGTTCCTGCCGTGTGGGATCGTCAAACAATCAAAGAGGCATTTTTAACTGACGACGACATCTGGCTAGGAAAACATGATGgagcaaatatcacttttcgGGAGTTGTATCGTCGGTTTGGAATATTCAATGCCTTCcacaaatttggacataaatttgagtccgaagcaaaatggaaggagatGAGAGACTTTGCATTTGCGGTAGGTCTACtcggaaccatggtgttcccacaaggggaaaatggcacaattcatccaagggttgttACGGTGGCCCATGCACTTTTCTTTGGAGTAGATTACGATTCTACCAAGGTATTCCATAATTTAGCTCCCATGATTGTCGCCAACATATATCGAGCCTTAGGAAGGTGTCAAGTCAAAAACCatttctttcaaggttgcaacctaattttacaatggtggatgatgaagcATTTGGTAAAGGATTCGAGAACGGTACAACCTGATCATAAAACAAGGGTGGATATGCTAACTTCGCACGACATGTGGTTGTTTCTACACAGGTTCAAAAGGAAAGCATCTcacgaattttggtttaagacttttGAGGAATTAAGAGATGACGATGTGCAATAG
- the LOC107876128 gene encoding uncharacterized protein LOC107876128 isoform X1, producing the protein MGIILLIARVPFCRPKRDMAQFHFREKFKMVTKPDDYLKLWWDYMGPDERKIVRTHTGHLPLLIEMDAWPEMIHVLMIFWDDQNMVFHFEDVELTPTIEEVLICYESIEMCFKRKEKPNKNILVPAVWDRQTIKEAFLTDDDIWLGKHDGANITFRELYRRFGIFNAFHKFGHKFESEAKWKEMRDFAFAVGLLGTMVFPQGENGTIHPRVVTVAHALFFGVDYDSTKVFHNLAPMIVANIYRALGRCQVKNHFFQGCNLILQWWMMKHLVKDSRTVQPDHKTRVDMLTSHDMWLFLHRFKRKASHEFWFKTFEELRDDDVQ; encoded by the exons ATGGGGATAATTTTGCTGATAGCTCGAGTCCCATTTTGCCGCCCTAAAAGAG ATATGGCTCAATTTCATTTCCGTGAAAAGTTTAAGATGGTTACCAAACCTGACGATTACCTGAAATTGTGGTGGGATTACATGGGTCCAGATGAGAGAAAAATTGTTAGGACACACACCGGGCACCTGCCTTTGTTGATCGAAATGGACGCTTGGCCTGAAATGATCCACGTGCTTATGattttttgggatgatcagaatatggtGTTTCACTTTGAGGATGTGGAATTGACTCCTACCATCGAAGAAGTGTTAATTTGCTATGAGAGTATTGAAATGTGtttcaagagaaaggaaaaacctAATAAGAATATTTTAGTTCCTGCCGTGTGGGATCGTCAAACAATCAAAGAGGCATTTTTAACTGACGACGACATCTGGCTAGGAAAACATGATGgagcaaatatcacttttcgGGAGTTGTATCGTCGGTTTGGAATATTCAATGCCTTCcacaaatttggacataaatttgagtccgaagcaaaatggaaggagatGAGAGACTTTGCATTTGCGGTAGGTCTACtcggaaccatggtgttcccacaaggggaaaatggcacaattcatccaagggttgttACGGTGGCCCATGCACTTTTCTTTGGAGTAGATTACGATTCTACCAAGGTATTCCATAATTTAGCTCCCATGATTGTCGCCAACATATATCGAGCCTTAGGAAGGTGTCAAGTCAAAAACCatttctttcaaggttgcaacctaattttacaatggtggatgatgaagcATTTGGTAAAGGATTCGAGAACGGTACAACCTGATCATAAAACAAGGGTGGATATGCTAACTTCGCACGACATGTGGTTGTTTCTACACAGGTTCAAAAGGAAAGCATCTcacgaattttggtttaagacttttGAGGAATTAAGAGATGACGATGTGCAATAG